In the Arachis ipaensis cultivar K30076 chromosome B10, Araip1.1, whole genome shotgun sequence genome, one interval contains:
- the LOC107621079 gene encoding protein FAR1-RELATED SEQUENCE 6-like translates to MAGAIRKVLPDTVHRWCIWHIMKKSQFKLGGYARYGELNAMMKHIVWNSPLTESFKVDLAGFIKQFNLGQNRWLADLYANRRKWVPIFFKSEFWAGMRSTQHSEMDEQKVFWGKPVYHTFMVKFDSLSRKDQCECNKFESAGILCCHTLAVWSYYRVDTVPSCYVLS, encoded by the exons ATGGCTGGTGCTATTAGGAAGGTCCTACCTGATACTGTCCACCGATGGTGCATCTGGCACATAATGAAGAAATCACAATTCAAGCTCGGTGGATACGCTAGGTATGGAGAATTGAATGCAATGATGAAGCACATTGTGTGGAATTCTCCTTTGACTGAATCATTCAAGGTTGATTTGGCTGGTTTCATCAAACAATTTAACTTAGGCCAAAACAGATGGTTAGCAG ACCTTTATGCGAATCGACGGAAGTGGGTTCCAATATTCTTCAAGAGTGAATTTTGGGCAGGCATGAGGAGTACACAGCATAGTGAAA TGGACGAGCAGAAGGTATTCTGGGGGAAGCCTGTCTACCATACTTTCATGGTCAAGTTTGACTCTTTGAGTCGAAAGGATCAGTGCGAGTGCAACAAGTTTGAATCCGCTGGTATATTGTGTTGCCACACCCTTGCGGTGTGGTCATACTACAGAGTTGACACAGTACCGAGCTGCTATGTTCTTTCTTGA